A genome region from Leptospiraceae bacterium includes the following:
- the thiC gene encoding phosphomethylpyrimidine synthase ThiC: protein MNSNQIPQNLQTLASQFPLKESFHLDGHEIPVKKIKLSNGTETCLYNTEGPTGFDPKQGIPKRRFKWIEERKRRGDTNFSQMHYAKKGIITEEMKFVALREGIEPEFIRSEIARGRAIIPANINHPELEPMIIGRNFLVKINANIGNSVISSSIEEEVEKLKWSVKWGADTVMDLSTGKKIHETREWIIRNSPVPIGTVPIYQALEKVHGKAENLTIDLFIETLIEQAEQGVDYFTIHAGVLLKYVPLTAKRVTGIVSRGGSIMAKWCLAHHQENFLYTNFERICEVMKKYDVSFSLGDGLRPGCTADANDEAQFGELETLGELTKIAWKHDVQVMIEGPGHVPMHLIKENMDKQLEICHEAPFYTLGPLVTDIAPGYDHITSGIGAAMIGWMGTAMLCYVTPKEHLGLPNKEDVKTGVITYKIAAHAADLAKGHPGARERDDLLSKARFEFRWEDQFNLSLDPETARKFHDETLPQERMKEAHFCSMCGPHFCSMKLTQDVREFAEKNGYSEEDALKKGMADKAVEFKEKGANIYVPV, encoded by the coding sequence ATGAACTCAAATCAAATTCCTCAAAATTTACAAACCCTAGCTAGTCAATTTCCCTTAAAAGAATCATTCCATTTAGACGGACACGAAATCCCTGTAAAAAAAATCAAACTTTCTAATGGAACGGAAACTTGTTTATACAACACAGAAGGGCCGACTGGATTTGATCCAAAACAAGGAATTCCGAAAAGACGTTTTAAATGGATAGAAGAAAGAAAGAGGAGGGGGGACACAAATTTCTCCCAAATGCATTACGCCAAAAAAGGAATTATCACTGAGGAAATGAAATTCGTTGCACTCCGCGAAGGAATTGAACCGGAATTTATTCGAAGTGAAATCGCGCGGGGCAGAGCAATTATTCCTGCCAATATCAATCACCCCGAATTGGAACCAATGATTATTGGTAGAAATTTTTTAGTGAAAATTAATGCAAACATTGGTAACTCGGTAATATCCTCCTCAATTGAAGAAGAAGTAGAAAAGCTAAAATGGTCAGTAAAGTGGGGCGCTGATACGGTAATGGATTTATCAACTGGGAAAAAAATTCACGAAACAAGAGAATGGATCATTCGAAACTCTCCTGTCCCAATTGGTACTGTCCCCATTTACCAAGCTCTAGAAAAAGTACATGGAAAAGCAGAAAATCTAACTATAGATTTATTCATTGAAACCTTAATCGAACAAGCAGAGCAGGGTGTAGATTATTTCACAATCCACGCTGGAGTTTTACTGAAATATGTCCCATTAACTGCAAAGCGGGTAACAGGGATAGTCTCCAGAGGAGGCTCAATCATGGCAAAATGGTGCCTTGCACATCACCAAGAAAATTTTCTCTACACAAATTTTGAACGTATTTGTGAAGTCATGAAAAAATACGATGTATCCTTTTCCTTAGGTGATGGACTTCGACCGGGTTGTACGGCAGATGCAAATGATGAAGCACAATTTGGAGAATTAGAGACGTTAGGCGAACTCACAAAAATTGCATGGAAACATGATGTACAAGTTATGATAGAAGGTCCGGGACATGTTCCAATGCATTTAATCAAAGAAAATATGGACAAACAATTAGAAATTTGTCACGAAGCACCTTTTTATACACTCGGTCCTTTAGTAACTGATATTGCCCCCGGTTACGATCACATTACATCTGGAATTGGAGCTGCCATGATTGGTTGGATGGGAACGGCAATGCTTTGTTATGTGACACCGAAAGAACATCTTGGTTTACCGAACAAAGAGGATGTGAAAACAGGAGTCATAACTTATAAAATTGCAGCCCATGCTGCCGACCTTGCAAAGGGCCATCCGGGAGCTAGAGAACGTGACGACCTATTGAGTAAAGCTAGATTCGAATTTCGATGGGAAGATCAATTCAATCTTTCTTTAGATCCAGAAACGGCTCGAAAATTTCATGATGAAACACTACCGCAAGAAAGAATGAAAGAAGCACACTTTTGTTCCATGTGCGGTCCTCATTTCTGCTCCATGAAATTAACCCAAGATGTTCGAGAATTCGCAGAAAAAAATGGGTATTCCGAAGAAGACGCATTAAAAAAAGGAATGGCTGACAAAGCAGTAGAATTCAAAGAAAAAGGAGCGAATATTTACGTTCCCGTCTAG
- a CDS encoding putative porin: MVIGIILFSSLSQINADGYIGIIGIRNSGEHVFETGNKYPNLSGIQGGSRITYQRNFNLGGIEAGYFKNKFSIRGKFTTNGWYQNSGGARDEDFFLKSNSPEKGSKFSPFQGNLYDTAYTYSGTNNFADGKGRATISEYNAEGFFRYHIGESSPDPWVTNSGIFLSFGLRYSYSKLYVYDVMQFVATRPIFYGPIGYGLSYSYSFTEIPIGGGYIFSFGNFKIEPSFHLLYAFIKTRDFHAQRALNFLAYSSGPGFISRLELNYIISEKSIFKMAFTGHRQFTSGHFTTKGGITESDILSNYLGIYGTYINTKEVLYDFGFILKL; this comes from the coding sequence TTGGTAATCGGTATAATTCTATTTTCGTCCCTTTCCCAAATTAATGCAGACGGTTACATTGGAATTATTGGAATTAGAAATTCAGGCGAACATGTCTTTGAAACTGGAAATAAATACCCCAATCTATCTGGAATTCAAGGTGGTTCAAGAATTACTTACCAAAGAAACTTTAATTTAGGCGGAATAGAAGCAGGCTATTTTAAAAACAAGTTCTCAATCCGAGGGAAATTTACAACCAATGGCTGGTATCAAAATTCAGGCGGAGCTAGAGACGAAGATTTTTTTCTAAAAAGCAACTCCCCAGAAAAAGGTTCTAAGTTTTCTCCCTTCCAAGGAAATTTGTATGATACTGCATATACATATTCAGGAACTAATAATTTTGCAGATGGAAAAGGTAGAGCTACTATTTCTGAATATAACGCAGAAGGATTTTTTCGTTATCATATCGGAGAATCTTCGCCTGATCCGTGGGTTACTAATTCTGGTATTTTTTTATCATTCGGTCTTAGATATTCGTATTCTAAACTATATGTATACGATGTAATGCAATTTGTAGCAACAAGACCAATTTTTTATGGACCAATTGGATATGGTTTATCATATTCATATTCCTTTACAGAAATACCTATAGGAGGGGGATATATTTTTTCTTTTGGCAATTTTAAGATTGAACCTTCCTTTCATCTTTTATACGCATTCATAAAAACAAGAGATTTTCACGCGCAAAGAGCTTTAAACTTTTTAGCTTATAGTTCTGGTCCTGGATTTATCTCTCGATTAGAATTAAATTATATAATTTCAGAAAAATCAATTTTTAAAATGGCATTCACGGGTCATAGACAATTTACAAGCGGGCACTTCACTACAAAGGGAGGAATTACGGAATCCGATATTTTATCCAATTACCTAGGAATATACGGCACTTATATTAATACAAAAGAAGTCCTTTATGATTTTGGGTTTATTTTAAAACTTTAA
- a CDS encoding ParA family protein, with product MVSKKKEKRNLSIKEACEVFGISKKEFLEKVKEFKIPSLPSSEYSESILEKYFSKMETKNYSSHIIAISNQKGGEGKTTISLFLSEALSFDSKVLLVDWDPQANATRLFVNEPERTVFDCLGYRNSSKVSVETVIIQINPNLHLLPSSLSLANFTTPFERDDFELLKETLLPVLSSYDFVIIDCPPSLGLGLENALIAADYILVPVQTRAFSVQGLKDLHETIQKIQAKANQKLKLLGAVFNQFEGNRALSGLSESVKKYFPVFKTNIYRKESIPQAQAKRKMLSGCDKETYKAFMELASEVRSKINVKEK from the coding sequence ATGGTTAGTAAAAAAAAAGAAAAAAGAAATCTAAGTATCAAAGAAGCTTGTGAAGTATTTGGGATTTCAAAAAAGGAATTTCTTGAAAAGGTAAAAGAATTTAAAATTCCTAGTTTGCCTTCCAGCGAGTATAGTGAATCTATTTTAGAAAAGTATTTTTCTAAAATGGAAACTAAAAATTATTCCTCTCATATAATTGCTATTTCAAACCAGAAAGGTGGGGAGGGAAAAACTACCATATCTCTTTTCCTTTCAGAAGCATTATCCTTTGATTCTAAAGTATTACTTGTGGATTGGGATCCTCAAGCAAACGCTACAAGACTTTTTGTAAATGAGCCGGAGCGAACTGTATTTGATTGTTTGGGATATAGAAATAGTTCAAAAGTTTCCGTTGAAACAGTAATTATTCAAATCAATCCAAATTTGCATTTACTGCCTTCTTCGTTATCTCTTGCAAATTTTACAACACCTTTCGAAAGAGATGACTTTGAATTATTAAAAGAAACTTTATTACCTGTTTTATCTTCCTATGATTTTGTTATTATTGATTGTCCACCTTCATTAGGGTTAGGGTTAGAGAATGCACTCATTGCCGCTGATTATATTTTAGTCCCTGTTCAAACTAGGGCTTTTAGTGTACAAGGTCTAAAGGATTTGCACGAAACGATTCAAAAGATTCAAGCAAAGGCAAATCAAAAACTAAAACTATTAGGGGCAGTGTTTAATCAGTTCGAAGGGAATCGGGCACTTTCAGGATTGTCAGAAAGTGTAAAAAAATATTTTCCTGTGTTTAAAACAAATATTTATCGAAAAGAAAGTATTCCGCAAGCACAGGCAAAACGTAAAATGTTAAGTGGTTGTGATAAAGAAACATATAAAGCTTTTATGGAATTGGCAAGTGAAGTAAGGAGTAAAATAAATGTCAAAGAAAAATGA
- a CDS encoding ParB/RepB/Spo0J family partition protein: protein MSKKNDFSTLDLISAYEGKSKSTEKLYLKDIEPSPNQPRQIGKENVDDLVDSMKRMGLIEPIVVRKNNSKYMIVAGERRFHAAERLGWKEIPAIITEANPELCYEMALAENEKRKSLNPWEVGKAIQYLRKERKKTALEVGEILGYTERYVKQLSSIARLDLKNVSEFIEQGNEPSVKNLERLLKFKEGRGGEMTSPLPKKEKISINLKSLNQKQRDSFLKEIKIIAKKYGIEI from the coding sequence ATGTCAAAGAAAAATGATTTTTCAACGTTAGATTTAATTTCGGCGTATGAGGGGAAAAGTAAATCAACTGAGAAGTTATATTTAAAGGATATAGAACCAAGTCCAAATCAACCTCGTCAAATTGGAAAAGAGAATGTAGACGATTTAGTTGATTCAATGAAACGTATGGGTCTAATTGAACCAATAGTTGTTCGAAAAAATAATTCCAAATACATGATTGTAGCTGGCGAAAGAAGATTTCATGCTGCTGAACGACTGGGTTGGAAAGAAATACCTGCAATTATTACAGAAGCAAATCCAGAACTTTGTTATGAAATGGCTCTTGCGGAAAACGAAAAACGAAAAAGCCTGAATCCCTGGGAAGTTGGGAAAGCTATTCAGTATTTAAGAAAAGAAAGAAAGAAAACTGCACTTGAAGTTGGGGAAATTTTAGGATATACAGAACGATATGTAAAACAACTCAGTTCGATAGCTAGACTCGATTTAAAAAATGTATCGGAATTTATTGAACAAGGAAACGAACCTTCCGTAAAAAATCTAGAAAGATTATTAAAATTCAAAGAGGGTAGGGGGGGTGAAATGACTTCACCTCTTCCGAAAAAGGAAAAAATATCTATCAATTTAAAATCTTTAAACCAAAAACAAAGAGATTCTTTTCTTAAAGAAATTAAGATTATTGCTAAAAAATACGGCATCGAAATTTAA
- a CDS encoding DUF1569 domain-containing protein, translated as MIAINTRKCVFTDFVQVLEQIEVLEKTQFVETTGVWSFYQILRHCTEHIQFSMTQFPYTYNPFLRKTVGKYLLAKILDRGYMMPDGYSGQIETVRIEGDDKLALSQLKSAIYAFRKFHRDFAIHPLYDEMDKPTWEKFHSIHIANHLSFVETFPIEMNYEDGLEEKIFEQNLQTEKQLPILTIHSLNKLEAQDGLVGKRRSKSKMNSVVRKRKR; from the coding sequence ATGATAGCGATAAATACAAGAAAATGCGTTTTTACAGACTTTGTACAAGTATTAGAGCAGATTGAAGTTTTAGAGAAAACTCAATTTGTGGAAACAACAGGGGTTTGGTCATTTTACCAAATTCTCAGACATTGCACGGAACATATACAATTTTCGATGACTCAATTTCCATATACATATAATCCATTCTTAAGAAAGACCGTAGGCAAATACTTATTAGCCAAAATATTGGATAGAGGATATATGATGCCGGATGGATACAGTGGTCAAATAGAAACTGTGCGAATAGAAGGTGATGACAAACTTGCTTTATCCCAGTTGAAGTCCGCTATCTACGCATTTAGAAAGTTTCATCGGGATTTTGCAATTCATCCTCTATACGATGAAATGGATAAACCAACTTGGGAAAAATTTCATTCAATTCATATTGCCAATCATCTAAGTTTTGTAGAAACATTTCCGATAGAAATGAATTATGAAGATGGATTAGAAGAGAAAATATTTGAACAAAATCTTCAGACGGAAAAGCAGTTGCCAATTTTAACCATTCACTCTTTAAATAAGTTAGAAGCTCAAGATGGGTTAGTCGGAAAAAGAAGGTCTAAATCAAAAATGAATTCTGTCGTTCGTAAAAGAAAAAGATAA
- a CDS encoding NAD(P)H-dependent oxidoreductase, producing the protein MKVAIICGSHRKDSGSLKVSSYLSEIIKKDNKEVFTLDLGTANIPLWEESIWDGDENWIKLWTPYSQEIKSSDAIVVVSPEYGGMASSAIKNFFLLCNKQELAHKPGLLVTVSAARGGAFPIFELRSSSYKNTQICYIPEHIIVRNVKQVLNEVENPDLPEDTFLRKRIPYALNLLYSYGEALVNVRNSGIPDYKMFGNGMS; encoded by the coding sequence TTGAAAGTTGCTATTATTTGTGGAAGTCATAGGAAAGATTCTGGTTCGCTCAAAGTAAGTTCATATTTATCAGAAATAATTAAGAAAGATAATAAAGAAGTATTCACTTTAGATTTAGGAACTGCAAATATCCCTTTATGGGAAGAATCCATTTGGGATGGAGATGAAAATTGGATCAAACTTTGGACCCCTTATTCACAAGAAATCAAATCGTCTGATGCAATAGTTGTAGTCTCCCCTGAATACGGTGGTATGGCATCTTCTGCGATAAAAAACTTTTTTTTACTTTGTAATAAACAAGAGTTAGCACATAAACCCGGTTTGCTTGTTACTGTCTCCGCGGCTCGCGGGGGAGCCTTTCCGATTTTTGAACTGAGATCGAGTAGTTATAAAAATACTCAAATTTGTTACATACCGGAACATATCATCGTTCGTAACGTAAAACAGGTGTTAAATGAAGTAGAAAATCCTGATCTCCCAGAAGATACTTTTCTGAGAAAACGAATTCCTTACGCCCTAAATCTTCTCTACTCTTATGGAGAGGCACTTGTAAATGTCCGTAATTCTGGAATCCCAGATTACAAAATGTTTGGAAATGGAATGTCATAA
- a CDS encoding DUF1564 family protein, whose translation MDYNEYLKAELDTFIEENFWGIDAGKYINGVSISTNTTRYPRDKNPFIEIRSTLLIPEKYYQKFREKIRRHQGVRAYVAYLLLKYKIHIANGMIPSYQNHTTKYQEKNQNLIKVAFRPNLDDWAELKLYRVSFGLSISAFLVYLLIADFVDFAEKVSYYLGAVGIPQSPHLDLWAKVYLSRKNSRYTTIFQYRRSQYG comes from the coding sequence ATGGACTACAACGAATATCTTAAAGCTGAACTTGATACATTTATTGAAGAAAATTTTTGGGGTATTGACGCCGGAAAATACATAAATGGCGTAAGTATATCTACAAATACCACACGTTATCCGCGAGATAAAAATCCTTTTATCGAAATCCGCTCCACTCTTTTAATACCCGAAAAGTATTACCAGAAATTTCGAGAAAAAATTCGCCGCCACCAAGGTGTCCGTGCTTACGTCGCTTATCTGCTCCTAAAATACAAAATCCATATCGCAAACGGTATGATTCCTTCCTATCAGAATCATACTACCAAATACCAAGAGAAAAACCAAAATCTCATCAAAGTCGCTTTTCGCCCGAATTTGGACGACTGGGCAGAGTTAAAGTTATACCGGGTTAGTTTTGGATTATCGATCTCTGCGTTCTTGGTTTACCTACTCATTGCTGACTTTGTAGATTTCGCAGAAAAAGTCTCCTACTACTTGGGGGCTGTCGGAATTCCTCAGTCCCCGCATTTGGACTTGTGGGCAAAGGTCTACCTATCGCGTAAAAATTCCCGCTATACGACAATTTTTCAATACCGAAGAAGCCAGTATGGGTAA
- a CDS encoding M15 family metallopeptidase, whose product MGTIDIPSQNKLPTRFKLNYIFGVWEYPIFYKLGNYFWQRVYKDTKIWKVTFVISILCGLLVSADLLYSQEGVGEGVIGRNEFTLVKDSENVKILLKYASSDNFMQENLYGKFTSCYLHKEAYLKFQKAIQLLKSRKSKWKFILYDCLRPRSVQNRLWEKVKGTDQEPYVANPEKGSIHNFGFAIDVSLLNESGEQIDMGTEFDDFTPLAEPTKEEKFIREGKLTKLQVGNRRILRSILIEAGFTQRPNEWWHYDAISSQIVKKRYKIVE is encoded by the coding sequence TTGGGAACCATAGATATACCAAGCCAAAATAAACTACCTACTCGTTTTAAATTGAACTATATTTTTGGCGTTTGGGAATACCCAATTTTTTACAAATTGGGTAATTACTTTTGGCAAAGGGTATATAAAGATACAAAGATTTGGAAAGTTACATTTGTAATTAGTATACTTTGTGGCTTACTTGTATCTGCCGATTTACTGTATTCACAGGAAGGGGTAGGGGAGGGGGTAATTGGAAGGAATGAATTTACATTAGTGAAAGATTCAGAAAATGTAAAAATACTTTTGAAATATGCAAGTTCTGATAATTTCATGCAGGAAAATTTATACGGGAAGTTTACATCTTGTTATCTGCATAAAGAGGCGTATTTAAAATTCCAGAAAGCAATTCAACTTTTGAAAAGCAGGAAGTCGAAGTGGAAATTTATATTGTATGATTGTTTGCGTCCTCGTTCTGTGCAGAATAGACTTTGGGAAAAAGTAAAGGGAACAGACCAAGAGCCTTATGTTGCAAATCCTGAAAAGGGTTCGATTCATAATTTCGGGTTTGCCATAGATGTATCTTTATTGAATGAATCTGGCGAGCAGATAGATATGGGAACTGAATTTGATGATTTTACGCCACTTGCAGAACCTACGAAAGAGGAAAAATTTATTAGAGAAGGAAAGTTAACAAAGTTACAAGTAGGCAATCGGCGGATTTTACGATCAATTTTAATAGAAGCAGGATTTACGCAAAGACCGAACGAGTGGTGGCATTATGATGCGATCTCAAGCCAGATTGTAAAAAAAAGATACAAAATAGTAGAATAA
- the tpx gene encoding thiol peroxidase, with protein MAEIKLKGNSIHTTGNLPKVGESAPTFTLTKTDLSDVTNKDFVGKRVVLNIFPSIDTAVCASSVRKFNGEASKIANTVVLCVSTDMPFALGRFCGAEGLKDVIPVSELRKREFGENYGVRIVDGPLAGVFSRAVVVLDESGKVVYTEQVPEITQEPDYAKALEKLS; from the coding sequence ATGGCAGAAATAAAACTAAAAGGCAATTCAATTCATACAACAGGTAATCTTCCGAAAGTGGGGGAGAGTGCTCCTACATTTACACTGACTAAAACTGATTTAAGTGATGTAACAAATAAAGACTTTGTTGGGAAAAGAGTAGTATTAAATATATTTCCAAGTATAGACACAGCAGTTTGTGCAAGTTCCGTAAGAAAGTTTAATGGCGAAGCAAGTAAGATTGCAAATACAGTAGTGCTTTGTGTATCTACGGATATGCCATTTGCTTTAGGTCGATTTTGCGGAGCAGAAGGGTTAAAGGATGTTATTCCCGTTTCCGAACTTCGCAAAAGAGAGTTTGGAGAAAACTATGGAGTGCGCATTGTAGATGGTCCTCTTGCAGGAGTATTTTCGCGGGCGGTTGTAGTTCTGGATGAAAGCGGCAAAGTGGTATATACCGAACAAGTTCCTGAGATTACACAAGAACCAGATTATGCAAAAGCATTGGAAAAACTTTCTTAG
- a CDS encoding class I SAM-dependent methyltransferase, whose amino-acid sequence MEIERIRFDKIKEIISNFQSQIEVPDSVFDSVIYPEEIQELSKTHWTPIKVAIEASKMLVTHPNTRVLDVGSGCGKFCFVASLSGFGFFLGIEIRLYLHEIAMRKKEILNMENVEFLLGDMTDLDWSKFDAFYLYNPFYENITNYNHIDKSIPLNRNYFKRYTSIVTAQLRKCKTNTRVVTYHGFGGDMPDDYFCQETKKIGSGELNLWIKS is encoded by the coding sequence ATGGAGATCGAAAGAATCCGATTCGATAAAATAAAGGAAATCATATCTAACTTTCAAAGTCAAATAGAAGTGCCTGACTCTGTATTTGACTCCGTTATTTATCCAGAAGAAATTCAAGAATTATCTAAAACTCATTGGACACCTATAAAAGTAGCCATAGAGGCTAGTAAAATGCTCGTTACCCACCCAAACACACGCGTATTGGACGTCGGGTCTGGATGTGGCAAATTTTGTTTTGTCGCAAGTTTAAGCGGATTCGGATTTTTTTTGGGTATTGAAATCCGTCTTTATTTACACGAAATCGCTATGCGAAAAAAAGAAATATTGAACATGGAAAATGTTGAATTTTTACTTGGTGATATGACCGATTTAGATTGGTCGAAGTTTGATGCTTTTTATCTATACAATCCATTTTACGAAAACATCACCAATTATAATCATATCGATAAATCCATTCCCCTAAATCGAAACTACTTTAAACGTTATACGTCAATAGTAACCGCACAATTACGAAAATGCAAAACAAATACGCGAGTAGTCACTTACCATGGATTCGGTGGTGACATGCCGGATGATTATTTCTGCCAAGAAACAAAAAAAATCGGCTCCGGCGAATTAAATCTTTGGATTAAAAGTTAA
- a CDS encoding GNAT family N-acetyltransferase: MKILITKTPGKEDIEFLWSKLREHGLSKISNPEVEEKFLFAILAKEGEVIQGGLLGQVYYKGMHVQLLWVDESLRKSGIGSSLLQKAEELARESKCNLIYLDTFSFQAPKFYEKWGFEVFGKIENFPDNFTRYFLVKRLL; encoded by the coding sequence ATGAAAATTTTAATTACAAAAACTCCCGGAAAAGAGGACATAGAATTTCTTTGGAGTAAATTACGTGAGCATGGACTTAGTAAAATTTCCAATCCAGAGGTAGAAGAAAAATTTCTATTTGCAATCTTAGCTAAAGAGGGTGAGGTTATTCAGGGTGGGCTATTAGGGCAGGTATATTATAAAGGAATGCATGTTCAACTTTTATGGGTTGATGAGTCATTACGAAAGTCAGGGATTGGAAGTTCACTTCTCCAAAAAGCAGAAGAACTTGCCAGAGAATCCAAATGTAATTTAATTTATTTGGATACATTTAGTTTTCAAGCTCCAAAGTTTTATGAAAAATGGGGATTTGAAGTTTTCGGCAAAATCGAAAATTTTCCTGATAATTTTACTCGATATTTTCTTGTTAAACGACTTCTGTAA
- a CDS encoding DUF1987 domain-containing protein gives MENLKIYKTKTTPLIDFDAKMHTLLISGDIYPENASKFFVPIIDWLNRYLSSLHSKCIVAFHIQYFNTASSGSISKILESLEKAYKRGKEISIHWYFDSESEDMAEVAEEFREDVTIPFQIIEKKL, from the coding sequence ATGGAAAATCTGAAAATTTATAAAACCAAAACCACACCACTTATAGATTTTGATGCCAAAATGCATACACTTTTAATCAGCGGTGATATTTATCCCGAAAATGCAAGTAAGTTTTTTGTTCCTATTATTGATTGGTTGAATCGCTACTTATCCAGTCTTCATTCCAAATGTATTGTTGCATTTCATATTCAGTATTTTAACACTGCATCATCTGGAAGTATTAGTAAAATACTAGAGTCACTCGAAAAAGCCTATAAAAGAGGGAAGGAAATTTCGATTCATTGGTATTTTGATTCGGAAAGTGAAGATATGGCAGAAGTTGCCGAAGAGTTTCGAGAAGATGTTACGATTCCGTTTCAAATTATTGAAAAGAAATTATAA
- a CDS encoding ankyrin repeat domain-containing protein, translating to MLVFFQLLFRIFSFAVFVTGTCGLLNYLFDLHLTLEGTEAPAEFELSILLMCFATTLGMWGEIVGNNHYVVKYTKKWYNLILYLLVSILLFVFPAYFFYTEYENYNLLHEALVENDLEEFQNKENLKRISQKKLERIFSEAIRRNSPEITQIVSEFLQDVNGEPKSPNVFLAAYRCNPKVFEILIQKKANFSMKENYMGSTVLHSIVTGNGNISDKSKVIRMLVEENLSDIDGVDNFQATPLMNAVERGEYDLVETLLSLKADLKKVDHVGNPVLMRVCEKSSLNPDLTEEARIKTIKVLLKNGADKNAKDYLGRDCREMAERDGFKKLAEIF from the coding sequence ATGTTAGTATTTTTTCAATTATTATTTCGCATTTTTTCTTTCGCGGTTTTTGTTACGGGAACTTGTGGGTTACTCAATTATTTATTTGATTTGCATTTAACTCTCGAGGGCACGGAAGCTCCGGCAGAGTTTGAATTATCTATTTTGTTAATGTGTTTTGCGACTACTCTAGGTATGTGGGGAGAAATTGTGGGCAATAACCATTATGTGGTAAAATACACAAAAAAATGGTATAATCTGATCCTTTATCTTTTGGTTTCTATTCTACTATTTGTATTTCCAGCTTATTTCTTTTATACAGAATATGAAAATTATAATCTACTTCATGAAGCATTAGTTGAGAATGATCTCGAAGAATTTCAAAACAAGGAAAACCTAAAAAGAATTTCTCAGAAAAAACTAGAACGAATATTTTCCGAGGCAATTCGTCGTAATTCTCCTGAGATAACGCAAATAGTATCAGAATTTTTGCAAGACGTTAACGGTGAGCCAAAATCACCAAATGTATTTTTAGCGGCATATCGTTGTAACCCGAAAGTATTTGAAATTCTAATTCAAAAAAAAGCAAACTTTTCGATGAAAGAGAATTATATGGGAAGCACAGTTCTTCATTCTATTGTTACGGGTAATGGAAATATATCGGATAAAAGCAAAGTGATTCGAATGTTGGTCGAAGAAAATCTTTCAGATATAGATGGCGTTGATAATTTTCAGGCAACTCCACTTATGAATGCGGTAGAGCGAGGCGAATATGATTTAGTCGAAACTCTGTTATCTCTGAAAGCAGACTTAAAAAAAGTGGATCATGTGGGTAATCCTGTTTTGATGCGTGTTTGTGAAAAGTCTTCCTTGAATCCTGACCTAACAGAAGAAGCTCGAATTAAGACAATTAAAGTATTATTAAAAAATGGTGCTGATAAAAATGCAAAGGATTATCTGGGAAGAGACTGTCGTGAGATGGCAGAAAGAGATGGATTTAAGAAGTTAGCGGAAATTTTTTAG